The following are from one region of the Fusarium verticillioides 7600 chromosome 1, whole genome shotgun sequence genome:
- a CDS encoding ATP-dependent metalloprotease, producing the protein MAYNAMMLPNMAATTTELWPSITNIAMTPWRHMTSVTTSRSVPSKKGVEQTNVTEAQRVTEFRIPEFLQQADFGSLSRSRFSPMTPMTAQTTISNMGHIGLRAANPILRHPQFQPRVSTQSSFLRSFSQSSSGILSSSRGISTLGAFSVQRRAFGSSNGISRNQLATLEESANRNPGNANAQNAFYQLLLRANMPAILVERYQSGRFASNAATNDAYQRALTMLGVNANQAANAQGAVNGNFAGTQWPTYEQGIANAAVAGSANGGNPMGHKGEPIHVIVQESTRSTIFRWVKFLAIFIVTTYLCFALVTIAIEAFSTFRRGGPSSKADSEVKAEKQNTRFNDVHGCDEAKEELQEVVEFLKNPEKFSDLGAKLPKGVLLVGPPGTGKTLLARAVAGEAGVPFFYMSGSEFDEIFVGVGAKRVRDLFTAAKSKSPAIVFIDELDAIGGKRNPRDQAHAKQTLNQLLTELDGFDQDSKIIIIGATNLPKMLDKALTRPGRFDRHVNVELPDVRGRIAILKHHAKKIKVGPDVDLEAIAARCPGRSGAELENMLNVAALRASRAKASVVRKQDMEWAYDRVTMGSERKSMVVTEKEKEMTAYHEAGHALVQLFDKESSNTLYKVTILPKGPSLGHTAQLPQMDKYSYTAAEYMSNIRVALGGKMAEELRYGDDKVTSGVSSDLERATDLSFMMVTLFGMSSVLGPVEYGRRYENLSSETKAAIEGEVQRTIRKSYEDVRKLLTDKRNELDLLAKALVKYETLDKAEVEKVIRGESLPGRIIAPKGPMTLPIPQQAPTPPGLGGVAHPQPPETPAPPAAADTSNTEG; encoded by the exons ATGGCTTATAATGCCATGATGCTGCCT AACATGGCAGCGACAACAACGGAGTTATGGCCTTCGATTACGAATATCGCCATGACCCCCTGGCGGCATATGACTTCAGTCACAACCAGTCGGTCGGTCCCTTCGAAGAAAGGCGTGGAACAGACAAATGTGACGGAAGCTCAACGA GTGACCGAATTCCGAATCCCCGAattccttcaacaagctGACTTTGGTTCCCTCTCTCGCTCACGATTCTCTCCCATGACCCCGATGACTGCTCAGACAACTATCTCCAATATGGGCCACATTGGCCTCCGAGCGGCCAACCCCATTTTGCGACACCCTCAATTTCAGCCCCGCGTATCGACCCAGTCGTCTTTCCTACGCTCGTTTTCGCAGTCTTCTTCCGGtattctctcatcttctcgtGGTATCTCAACTCTCGGTGCATTTTCTGTTCAGCGCAGAGCATTCGGCAGCTCCAATGGCATTTCCCGTAACCAACTGGCAACTTTGGAGGAATCCGCCAATCGAAACCCCGGTAATGCGAATGCGCAAAACGCTTTCTACCAGCTCCTTCTCCGCGCCAACATGCCTGCTATTCTTGTGGAACGATATCAATCTGGACGCTTTGCCTCCAACGCTGCAACCAACGATGCTTACCAGCGAGCCCTCACGATGCTTGGTGTTAACGCTAACCAAGCTGCGAATGCGCAAGGTGCTGTGAACGGAAACTTTGCTGGAACTCAATGGCCAACTTATGAGCAAGGCATTGCCAACGCTGCTGTGGCTGGGTCCGCCAATGGTGGTAATCCTATGGGCCACAAGGGTGAGCCCATCCACGTTATTGTTCAGGAGTCAACTCGGTCTACTATCTTCCGCTGGGTTAAGTTTTTGGCTATTTTCATTGTGACCACCTATCTCTGTTTCGCCCTTGTTACTATTGCCATCGAGGCGTTCAGTACATTCCGTCGCGGTGGACCTAGTAGCAAGGCAGACTCtgaggtcaaggctgagaagcaaAATACTCGGTTCAACGATGTTCACGGTTgcgacgaagccaaggaggaaCTCCAAGAAGTTGTCGAGTTTCTGAAGAATCCCGAGAAGTTCAGCGATCTTGGTGCTAAACTGCCCAAGGGTGTCCTCCTGGTTGGTCCTCCTGGTACTGGTAAGACGCTTCTCGCTCGAGCTGTTGCCGGCGAAGCTGGTGTCCCTTTTTTCTACATGTCTGGTAGCGAGTTCGACGAGATCtttgttggcgttggtgccAAGCGAGTTCGTGACCTTTTCACCGCGGCCAAGAGCAAGTCCCCTGCTATTGTTTTCATTGACGAACTTGATGCCATTGGAGGCAAGCGAAACCCACGCGACCAAGCTCATGCCAAGCAGACACTGAACCAGTTGCTTACCGAATTGGATGGCTTCGATCAGGACAgcaaaatcatcatcattggagCCACCAACTTGCCCAAAATGCTCGACAAGGCCCTTACCCGACCCGGACGATTTGACCGCCATGTGAATGTTGAACTGCCCGATGTTCGTGGCCGCATTGCTATTCTCAAGCACCacgccaagaagatcaaggttGGACCTGATGTTGACCTCGAAGCTATTGCTGCTCGATGCCCCGGTCGATCTGgtgccgagcttgagaacaTGCTGAATGTTGCCGCTCTCCGAGCCAGCCGGGCCAAGGCCAGTGTTGTTCGGAAGCAAGATATGGAATGGGCCTACGACCGAGTCACCATGGGTTCTGAACGCAAGTCAATGGTTGTCactgagaaagagaaggagatgactGCTTATCACGAGGCTGGCCATGCGCTCGTCCAGCTTTTCGACAAGGAGAGCTCAAACACTCTGTACAAGGTCACAATTCTCCCCAAGGGTCCCTCGCTGGGTCATACCGCCCAACTTCCTCAAATGGACAAGTATTCCTACACCGCTGCTGAGTATATGTCAAACATCCGCGTCGCACTTGGAGGAAAGATGGCCGAAGAGCTAAGATACGGCGACGACAAGGTGACATCTGGTGTTTCATCG GATCTCGAGAGAGCCACCGAcctgagcttcatgatggtGACACTCTTTGGCATGTCGAGTGTTTTGGGACCTGTTGAATATGGCCGAAGATACGAGAACCTCAGTTCGGAAACAAAGGCAGCAATTGAAGGCGAGGTTCAAAGGACAATACGAAAATCATATGAGGATGTACGAAAACTGTTGACGGACAAGCGAAACGAACTCGACTTGTTAGCCAAGGCTCTCGTTAAATACGAGACTTTGGACAAGGCCGAGGTGGAGAAGGTGATTCGCGGTGAAAGCCTTCCTGGGCGTATCATCGCTCCTAAGGGACCTATGACATTGCCTATCCCTCAGCAAGCCCCGACACCTCCTGGCCTCGGTGGCGTggctcatcctcaacctccggAGACACCTGCACCGCCAGCTGCAGCAGACACATCAAACACTGAAGGATGA
- a CDS encoding dihydroflavonol-4-reductase — protein sequence MTKVLLTGGSGFIAAHTLEQLLEKDYIVVTTVRSEDKAQKIRNAFPDKAKAGKLEIVLVPDIAKPDAFDEVAKTPGLDAVIHVASPFHYNITDPKKDLIDPAVIGTTGILKALHASAPGVKRVVITSSFASILDEAHFTDGSHVFSEKTWNPVTIDEISNSFMTAYRASKTLAERAAWDFVAEKKPSFDIVTVCPPLVLGPVSKHLATLESINTSNERIVKLLRGGWKDEIPPCTPVPLWIDVRDAARAHVRGLEEPNAGGKRLFAMAGWFSHREIIDAVAKNFPEFKDRLPGPEVKGGELPPKDQIFKIDTQETERLLKIDWISIEKSVTDLVKSLKEIGI from the exons ATGACAAAGGTTCTCCTCACTG GTGGCTCAGGCTTCATTGCTG CTCACACCTTGGAACAACTCCTTGAAAAGGACTACATCGTCGTGACAACCGTCCGCTCAGAGGATAAGGCCCAAAAGATCCGCAATGCATTCCCGGACAAAGCAAAGGCTGGAAAGCTAGAGATTGTTCTTGTGCCAGATATTGCTAAGCCTGATGCTTTTGATGAAGTAGCAAAGACAcctggtcttgatgctgtTATTCATGTTGCCAGTCCTTTCCACTATAATATCA CCGACCCTAAGAAGGATCTTATCGACCCAGCCGTCATCGGCACAACAGGTATTCTCAAGGCCCTCCACGCCTCGGCCCCAGGCGTGAAGCGAGTTGTCATAACATCATCCTTCGCCTCAATTCTCGACGAAGCACACTTCACAGACGGTTCGCACGTCTTCTCAGAAAAGACCTGGAACCCAGTCACAATCGACGAAATTAGCAACTCTTTCATGACTGCCTACCGCGCCTCAAAGACTCTTGCTGAGCGTGCAGCTTGGGACTTTGTCGCTGAGAAGAAACCCTCTTTCGACATCGTGACTGTTTGCCCGCCTCTGGTCCTGGGACCTGTATCAAAGCATCTTGCTACACTTGAGAGCATCAACACTTCCAACGAGAGGATTGTAAAGCTTCTGAGGGGTGGCTGGAAGGACGAGATCCCTCCTTGTACACCTGTTCCGTTATGGATCGACGTTCGAGATGCTGCTCGTGCTCACGTCAGAGGTCTCGAGGAACCCAACGCTGGTGGAAAGCGACTCTTTGCTATGGCTGGATGGTTCTCGCACCGTGAGATCATCGACGCTGTTGCCAAGAACTTTCCAGAGTTTAAGGATAGACTGCCTGGGCCTGAAGTCAAGGGCGGAGAGCTTCCTCCCAAGGATCAGATCTTTAAGATTGATACACAGGAGACGGAGAGGTTGCTCAAGATTGACTGGATCAGCATTGAGAAGAGTGTGACGGATCTTGTCAAGTCACTGAAGGAAATCGGTATTTAG